Proteins from a genomic interval of Zingiber officinale cultivar Zhangliang chromosome 2A, Zo_v1.1, whole genome shotgun sequence:
- the LOC122040852 gene encoding protein NRT1/ PTR FAMILY 8.1-like: MRSANNGEEPYTKDGTVDFHGNPAVKKSSGNWRACPYILANECCERLAYYGMSTNLVNYMKDRLHQGNAAAAKNVSNWSGTCYVMPLLGAFVADAYAGRYWTISSFMIVYIMGLSLLTLTASVRGLEPRCHGGVCDATRSQTAAVFAALYLIALGTGGIKPCVSSFGADQFDESDASEKKRKTSFFNWFYFSINIGSLVASSVLVWVQTDVGWGWGFGIPAAAMALAVGSFFLGTPLYRHQRPGGSPITRVAQVIVAALRKIRVEVPEDKSLLHETAREASAIRGSRKLDHTDQFEFLDRAAVETAGDEATKDGQANPWRLCTVTQVEELKSLVRLLPVWASGIVFSAVYSQMGTMFVLQGNTLDRRLGRGFQIPSASLSLFDTLSVIAWVPVYDRLVVPIARRFTGRERGFTQLTRMGVGLVISIFAMLAAGVLELTRLSAVKRYGLYDDGGGGAVPVSVFWQVPQYFIVGAAEVFTFIGQLEFFYDQAPDAMRSMCSALSLTTTALGNYLSAFLVTIVTGITTKNENLGWIPDNLNRGHLDYFFWLLAILSLLNFGAYLFIAKWYTYKKTTEQSR; encoded by the exons ATGAGGAGCGCGAACAATGGCGAAGAACCATACACCAAGGATGGGACAGTCGACTTCCATGGCAACCCTGCAGTCAAGAAAAGCTCTGGGAATTGGAGAGCATGCCCTTACATCCTCG CAAACGAATGCTGCGAGAGGCTGGCGTATTATGGGATGAGCACCAACCTGGTGAACTACATgaaggatcgtctccaccaggGAAATGCCGCCGCCGCGAAGAACGTCAGCAACTGGTCCGGCACTTGCTACGTCATGCCGCTGCTCGGTGCGTTCGTCGCCGATGCCTACGCCGGCAGATACTGGACGATTTCAAGCTTCATGATCGTCTACATCATG GGTCTGAGTCTACTGACGCTGACGGCGTCCGTGAGGGGCCTTGAACCCCGCTGCCACGGCGGCGTCTGTGACGCGACGCGGTCGCAGACGGCGGCGGTGTTCGCGGCTCTGTACCTGATCGCGCTAGGCACCGGCGGAATCAAGCCGTGCGTCTCCTCCTTCGGCGCCGACCAGTTCGACGAATCAGATGCgtcggagaagaagaggaagacctCCTTCTTCAACTGGTTCTACTTCTCTATCAACATCGGTTCCCTGGTCGCCTCCTCGGTGCTGGTTTGGGTTCAGACCGACGTGGGGTGGGGGTGGGGATTCGGGATCCCTGCGGCCGCCATGGCGCTGGCCGTGGGAAGCTTCTTCCTGGGCACGCCGTTGTACCGGCACCAGAGGCCCGGAGGGAGCCCCATCACGAGGGTGGCGCAGGTGATCGTGGCGGCGCTGCGGAAGATTCGAGTGGAGGTGCCGGAAGATAAATCTCTGCTGCACGAGACTGCACGGGAAGCTTCTGCCATCCGAGGGAGCCGGAAACTCGACCACACGGATCAATTCGA ATTCTTGGACAGAGCAGCCGTGGAGACGGCCGGAGATGAGGCGACGAAAGATGGGCAGGCGAACCCGTGGAGGTTGTGCACCGTCACGCAAGTGGAGGAGCTGAAGAGCCTGGTGCGGCTTCTGCCCGTCTGGGCCAGCGGCATCGTGTTCTCGGCCGTGTACAGCCAGATGGGCACCATGTTCGTCCTCCAAGGCAACACCTTGGACCGCCGACTGGGCCGGGGGTTCCAGATCCCCTCCGCGTCACTCTCCCTCTTCGACACCCTCAGCGTCATCGCCTGGGTCCCCGTCTACGACCGCCTCGTCGTCCCCATCGCCCGGCGGTTCACCGGCCGGGAGCGCGGCTTCACCCAGCTCACCCGCATGGGCGTCGGCCTCGTCATCTCCATCTTCGCCATGCTGGCCGCCGGCGTCCTCGAGCTCACGAGGCTGAGCGCCGTTAAGCGGTACGGCTTGTACGACGACGGCGGCGGCGGAGCGGTGCCCGTCTCTGTTTTCTGGCAGGTGCCGCAGTACTTCATCGTGGGGGCGGCGGAGGTGTTCACCTTCATCGGGCAGCTGGAGTTCTTCTACGACCAGGCGCCCGACGCCATGAGGAGCATGTGCTCTGCTCTCTCGCTCACCACGACGGCGCTCGGGAACTACCTCAGCGCCTTCCTCGTCACCATCGTCACCGGGATCACCACCAAGAACGAGAATCTCGGATGGATTCCCGACAATCTTAATCGCGGCCACCTCGATTACTTCTTCTGGCTGTTGGCGATCTTGAGCCTGCTCAACTTCGGCGCTTACCTTTTCATCGCCAAATGGTACACCTACAAGAAGACCACTGAACAAAGTCGATGA
- the LOC122040851 gene encoding protein DEFECTIVE IN EXINE FORMATION 1-like, producing MGLLVGLFILALLVAPQSLAVDGASSNRTNKFRDRKATDDMTGYPHLDEDALLNTKCPKHIELRWQTEVSSSIYATPLIADINSDGKLEIVVPSFVHYLEVLEGPDGDKMPGWPAFHQSTVHSSPLLYDIDKDGTREIALATYNGVVNFFRVSGYLMMDKLEVPRRKVHKNWYVGLDPDPVDRSHPDVHDDLIAQENSAMNSVSHINGSMNGLNNSDSPNIVNNPSMNTSKLEDKEKNGLSSNLNDTVTQNVSLGNVMEDNQTRIQRRLLEETDNKSSQDEHSEDDNTGMQGATVENDQELEEEADSSFDLLRDTNELADEYNYDYDDYVDESMWGDENWTEENHQKAEDFVSIDSHILCTPVIADIDNDGTQEMVVAVSYFFDREYYENPEHSAELGGINIEKYVASGIVVFNLDTKQVKWNADLDLSVDSGNFRAYVYSSPTVVDLDGDGTLDILVGTSYGLFYILDHHGKVRNKFPLEMAEIQAPVVAADINDDGKIEIVTVDAHGNVAAWTAQGEEIWEVHLKSLIPQSPTIGDVDGDGRTDVVIPTASGNIYVLSGRDGSHVRPFPYRTHGRVMSQILLVDLNKRNEKSKGLTLVTTSFDGYLYLIDGATGCPDVIDIGETSYSMVLAGNVEGGDDLDLIVTTMNGNVFCFSTPSPHHPLKEWRLPNQGRNNVAVRNHREGIFISHASRAFRDEEGKHFWVEMEIIDKYRVPSGFQGPYNVTTTLLVPGNYQGERRIVVNQVYDRPGKQRIKLPTVPVRTTGTVLVEMVDKNGIYFSDEFSLTFHMHYYKLLKWLLVLPMLGMFGILVILRPQESAPLPSFSRNRD from the exons ATGGGGCTCCTTGTGGGTCTTTTCATCCTAGCGCTCCTGGTTGCTCCGCAATCGCTCGCGGTGGATGGTGCCTCCTCCAACAGAACCAACAAATTCCGCGACCGCAAAGCAACTGACGATATGACTGGATATCCCCATCT AGATGAAGATGCGTTGCTGAATACCAAATGTCCCAAGCATATAGAGCTGAGATGGCAAACTGAGGTTAGCTCCAGTATATATGCAACTCCACTAATTGCTGATATCAACAG TGATGGCAAGCTAGAGATAGTGGTACCATCATTTGTCCATTACCTTGAAGTACTTGAAGGTCCTGATGGTGATAAAATGCCAG GATGGCCTGCTTTCCACCAATCAACAGTCCATTCTAGCCCTCTCTTATATGATATAGACAAGGATGGTACACGAGAAATAGCGTTAGCTACCTACAATGGAGTTGTGAATTTTTTCAG GGTTTCTGGCTATCTGATGATGGATAAATTAGAAGTACCTCGTAGAAAAGTTCATAAAAACTGGTATGTTGGCTTGGATCCAGACCCAGTGGATCGTTCACATCCGGATGTTCATGATGATTTAATTGCCCAGGAGAACTCTGCTATGAATTCAGTATCTC ATATAAATGGGAGTATGAATGGGTTGAATAATTCTGATTCTCCAAACATTGTGAATAACCCCTCAATGAATACATCTAAGCTAGAGGACAAAGAAAAGAATGGATTGTCAAGCAATCTTAATGACACAGTCACACAGAATGTTTCATTGGGAAATGTTATGGAGGACAATCAAACACGAATTCAAAGAAGGCTTCTTGAAGAAACTGATAATAAAAGCTCTCAAGATGAACATTCTGAAGATGACAATACTGGAATGCAAGGAGCAACTGTGGAAAATGATCAAGAACTGGAAGAAGAAGCTGATTCATCTTTTGATTTACTTAGAGATACAAATGAGTTAGCTGATGAATATAATTATGACTATGATGACTATGTTGATGAGTCAATGTGGGGGGATGAAAATTGGACAGAAGAGAATCATCAGAAAGCAGAAGATTTTGTAAGCATAGATTCTCACATACTTTGCACTCCA GTAATTGCTGACATAGATAATGATGGTACTCAAGAAATGGTAGTGGCTGTTTCATACTTCTTTGACCGCGA GTATTATGAAAATCCGGAACATTCAGCAGAGTTAGGGGGAATCAACATTGAAAAGTATGTAGCCAGTGGGATTGTAGTGTTTAACCTTGATACAAAGCAAGTCAAATGGAATGCAGATCTTGATTTAAGTGTTGATTCGGGAAATTTCCGTGCCTATGTTTATTCTTCTCCCACTGTGGTTGACTTGGATGGTGATGGAACATTGGATATTCTTGTTGGCACTTCCTATGGCTTGTTTTATATTTTGGATCATCATG GCAAAGTGAGAAACAAATTTCCTCTCGAAATGGCTGAGATTCAAGCACCAGTTGTGGCagctgatattaatgatgatgGCAAAATTGAAATAGTGACCGTTGATGCTCATGGAAATGTTGCAGCATGGACTGCACAGGGAGAAGAAATTTGGGAAGTGCATCTTAAAAGCCTAATTCCACAG AGTCCAACTATTGGTGATGTTGATGGAGATGGTCGCACTGATGTAGTGATCCCAACAGCATCAGGGAACATCTATGTTCTAAGTGGCCGTGATGGTTCACATGTTCGACCTTTCCCCTACCGAACCCATGGAAGAGTGATGAGTCAGATTCTATTAGTTGATCTCAATAAACGAAATGAGAAATCCAAGGGGCTAACTCTAGTTACCACTTCCTTTGATGGCTATTTGTACCTGATTGATGGAGCCACAGGTTGTCCAGATGTTATTGACATTGGCGAGACTTC ATATAGCATGGTCTTGGCTGGTAATGTTGAAGGTGGGGATGACCTTGATCTTATTGTGACAACCATGAATGGCAATGTTTTTTGCTTTTCCACTCCCTCACCGCATCATCCTCTTAAG GAATGGAGGTTGCCAAACCAAGGTAGAAACAATGTTGCGGTTCGCAATCACCGTGAAGGTATATTTATTTCCCATGCATCCAGAGCATTCCGGGATGAAGAAGGTAAACACTTCTGGGTGGAGATGGAGATCATTGACAAATACAGGGTGCCCTCAGGGTTTCAAGGACCTTATAATGTTACA ACAACTTTGTTAGTGCCTGGAAATTACCAAGGAGAGAGGCGTATTGTGGTAAATCAGGTCTACGATCGTCCTGGGAAACAGCGGATCAAGCTTCCAACAGTCCCTGTCAGAACAACAGGAACAGTACTGGTTGAGATGGTGGACAAGAATGGGATTTACTTCTCCGATGAGTTTTCCCTTACGTTCCATATGCATTACTATAAGCTATTGAAGTGGCTTTTAGTGTTGCCAATGCTCGGGATGTTTGGCATCCTAGTTATCCTTCGGCCTCAAGAAAGTGCCCCTTTACCATCCTTTTCAAGGAACAGAGATTAA
- the LOC122044429 gene encoding uncharacterized protein LOC122044429 translates to MASPVSSDMALAFILLSQFFLFFPYALGAVTCEELPKDACAFAISSAGKRCLLESILRGGGPTEYQCRTSEVEVERRMRDWVETDECVRACGVSRDAVGLSSDSLLEHEFAGKLCSAACYQNCPNIVDLYFNLAAGEGVFLPGLCAEHKVNPRRAMAELLSSGASLGGAVAPAPTSY, encoded by the exons ATGGCTTCTCCGGTGTCTTCCGATATGGCCCTGGCCTTCATCCTGCTCTCTcaatttttcctcttcttcccctaCGCTTTAG GGGCCGTGACCTGCGAGGAGCTGCCGAAGGATGCGTGCGCTTTTGCCATTTCGTCGGCGGGGAAGCGGTGCCTGCTGGAGAGCATTCTGCGGGGCGGCGGGCCGACGGAGTACCAGTGCAGGACgtcggaggtggaggtggagcgGAGGATGAGGGACTGGGTCGAGACCGACGAGTGCGTGCGGGCGTGCGGCGTCAGCCGCGACGCCGTCGGCCTCTCCTCAGACTCCCTGCTGGAGCACGAGTTCGCCGGGAAGCTCTGTTCCGCCGCGTGCTACCAGAACTGCCCCAACATCGTCGACCTCTACTTCAATCTCGCTGCCGGGGAAG GAGTTTTTCTACCGGGTCTGTGCGCGGAGCATAAAGTGAATCCTCGGCGAGCCATGGCGGAGCTTCTCAGTTCCGGCGCCTCGCTTGGCGGCGCCGTGGCGCCTGCCCCGACTTCCTATTGA